The Streptosporangiales bacterium genome window below encodes:
- a CDS encoding transcriptional regulator: MTCPKCQNVMKTVNKGGVHIEQCEGCHGIFLDRGELEQIAGAESSYYAQAAPPPYRPDHGGHRDSPRPYRGGHGDSPRPYRGGYGDSPRPYGHGQKRRKSFLENLFD; this comes from the coding sequence ATGACGTGCCCCAAATGCCAGAACGTGATGAAGACCGTCAACAAGGGCGGCGTGCACATCGAGCAGTGTGAGGGGTGCCACGGCATCTTCCTCGACCGCGGCGAGCTCGAACAGATCGCGGGTGCGGAGAGCTCCTACTACGCGCAGGCGGCCCCGCCCCCGTATCGACCCGACCACGGTGGCCACAGGGACTCGCCCCGGCCGTATCGCGGCGGCCACGGCGACTCGCCGCGGCCGTACCGTGGTGGCTACGGCGACTCGCCCCGGCCGTACGGTCACGGCCAGAAGCGCAGGAAGAGCTTCCTCGAGAACCTCTTCGACTAG